A single genomic interval of Agarivorans aestuarii harbors:
- a CDS encoding substrate-binding periplasmic protein — protein MSVFRLTVFIVSLLCCGQLSARTLEQLDYYSEEFFPYNYLEDGKAVGFSVELLALIFAQLESPAPKVKIVPWTRGYATLQHQAFTVLFSTIKTQPRIDKFEWACPINISRGKLYGLTDSELEITSLKDAENLKIAIMKGQAIDGFLTRSDFTAELIPVKSVEQAFKLLALRRVDLIALTEQSLEGHQSSFKPLYTLFENDYCFAFNRSISQQQLTRFQHALAQVRESEAFQQLYQKYFY, from the coding sequence TTGTCGGTTTTTAGACTTACTGTATTCATTGTAAGCCTGCTTTGTTGTGGCCAATTAAGCGCGCGAACGCTTGAGCAACTAGACTATTACAGCGAAGAGTTTTTCCCTTATAACTACCTTGAAGATGGGAAAGCAGTAGGCTTTTCAGTTGAGTTGCTTGCACTGATCTTTGCTCAACTAGAGAGCCCTGCACCCAAGGTGAAAATTGTGCCATGGACGCGCGGTTACGCCACCTTGCAACATCAAGCATTTACCGTGCTGTTTTCCACCATTAAGACTCAACCACGCATAGATAAGTTTGAGTGGGCTTGTCCTATCAATATAAGCCGAGGCAAGCTTTATGGTTTAACCGATAGCGAGCTAGAAATCACTTCGCTTAAGGATGCTGAGAATCTGAAGATAGCGATTATGAAAGGGCAGGCTATCGACGGTTTCTTAACTAGATCAGACTTTACTGCAGAGCTAATACCAGTAAAAAGTGTTGAGCAAGCTTTTAAATTACTCGCACTGCGAAGAGTCGATTTAATCGCCTTAACAGAACAAAGCTTGGAAGGGCATCAGTCTAGTTTTAAGCCCTTGTACACTCTGTTTGAAAATGATTACTGCTTTGCTTTCAATCGCTCAATTAGCCAGCAACAATTAACCAGGTTTCAACATGCTCTTGCGCAGGTAAGAGAATCCGAAGCTTTTCAACAGCTCTATCAAAAATACTTTTATTAA
- a CDS encoding L,D-transpeptidase family protein, protein MRFYRLCCAALMACCSFSLFANDWSESSSLPASKRSIKQVINTYHNDSLKRLLPLFVAAKVDYPPQKITLLASKRSRRLELWADSGEGFKYIHTYWIRHASGTAGPKLREGDLQVPEGIYEIEGLNPNSKFHLSMKLNYPNSFDLAMAKKEQRHQPGSNIFIHGKTSSVGCLAMGDQAIEDLFVLVERIGPGNSQVVIAPHDPRLLPLFPVPDHLPEWTAELYQQIQQQFEQFN, encoded by the coding sequence TTGCGTTTTTATCGACTGTGCTGCGCGGCGCTTATGGCTTGCTGCAGCTTTTCACTGTTTGCCAACGATTGGTCTGAGTCGTCTTCACTACCAGCGAGTAAACGGTCGATTAAACAAGTAATTAACACTTACCATAACGATAGTCTAAAGCGACTATTGCCGCTATTTGTAGCTGCAAAAGTGGATTACCCACCACAAAAAATCACCTTATTGGCCAGCAAGCGCTCGCGCAGACTAGAGTTATGGGCTGATTCTGGAGAGGGGTTTAAGTACATCCATACCTATTGGATACGCCATGCAAGCGGAACCGCGGGCCCCAAATTACGTGAAGGTGATTTACAGGTTCCAGAAGGTATCTATGAAATTGAAGGCTTAAACCCTAACAGCAAATTCCATTTATCGATGAAGCTGAACTATCCCAATAGCTTTGATTTAGCCATGGCCAAAAAAGAGCAACGTCATCAACCCGGTTCCAATATATTTATTCACGGTAAAACATCCTCGGTTGGCTGTTTAGCTATGGGGGATCAAGCTATAGAAGATTTGTTTGTATTGGTTGAACGCATTGGACCGGGTAACAGCCAGGTTGTTATTGCCCCACATGACCCAAGGCTATTACCGCTGTTCCCAGTTCCAGATCATCTACCAGAGTGGACCGCCGAGCTATATCAACAAATTCAACAACAATTTGAACAATTTAATTAA
- a CDS encoding sensor histidine kinase, with the protein MMIKANQLRTTLALSILLGALLPSILIGSFLLKQISEQDQQAVTQTLYLKANNIAQNIQYQVRQLLLDLQSLAQVNDVVLTPTSAIFGFHSNQLISEVLQQNSWASAIYIVDLEGQIIEGAPLQAEILDLQVHYAAIQRLNQQVKAGSKEALIEVYQDSEFAQLVTGIDDIDSDSGLLFMQPLLQKNLNAIQDSQQVGALVVFVPMQSIWREAASRISQQGSLELFHSQRLLFKGSKGEPPKRRFYIDVDLDLSQMAEPLSLSLSAQSRSLWGLLVERQSNVVIVLLVVFVLVAVIAIAMTRRIIEPLEHLSRLVSNYSKGRYDTKVPSLAYDEFNQVGGLLKSMAAKVISDQEQLEQRVAERTQELEQANHTLQHTLAKLNDTQLELVEKEKMAALGGLVAGMAHELNTPLGVGITAASQLISNYQSIGQQLKDGSLARSELESMLDQGIEGGKLLESSLQRSAALVNTFKALAGSDIDSSLQRLNLKTWLEQQLQMFLQPFTDLHIQLSVSGSNPSMLVNQRALELVLSCLIDNSIQHGFASHGYPHVKVDIESNQEMVEINYQDNGSGVSNEDINLIFNPFYTTGRSSGNVGLGLNQVYNLVHQHLLGSVETFNAEPQGLGFTIRLPREYGKNHAA; encoded by the coding sequence ATGATGATAAAAGCTAATCAGCTGAGAACAACATTGGCGCTTAGTATTTTGTTAGGGGCTTTATTGCCCAGCATACTCATCGGCTCTTTTCTTCTTAAGCAAATTTCTGAACAAGACCAACAAGCTGTAACGCAAACCTTATACCTTAAGGCTAACAATATTGCCCAGAACATTCAGTATCAAGTAAGGCAACTGCTGCTTGATTTACAAAGTCTGGCTCAAGTTAACGACGTAGTACTTACGCCAACTTCAGCCATTTTTGGCTTCCATTCTAATCAACTGATTAGTGAGGTATTGCAGCAAAACAGTTGGGCTTCAGCGATTTATATTGTCGATTTAGAAGGGCAAATAATTGAAGGAGCCCCTCTACAGGCAGAGATATTGGACTTACAGGTGCATTACGCGGCCATCCAACGTTTAAATCAACAAGTAAAAGCAGGGAGCAAAGAAGCATTAATCGAAGTTTACCAAGATTCCGAGTTCGCTCAGCTAGTGACTGGTATTGATGATATCGATAGCGATTCGGGTCTGCTATTTATGCAGCCACTGTTGCAAAAAAATCTAAACGCTATTCAAGATAGCCAGCAAGTTGGCGCTTTAGTGGTGTTTGTGCCTATGCAGTCGATTTGGCGCGAAGCGGCTTCACGAATTTCTCAGCAAGGCTCCTTAGAGTTATTTCATTCACAGCGCTTATTGTTTAAAGGCTCTAAGGGAGAGCCACCTAAAAGACGATTTTACATAGATGTTGATTTAGATTTAAGCCAAATGGCCGAGCCTCTTTCTCTATCATTGAGCGCACAAAGCCGCTCGCTTTGGGGGCTGTTGGTGGAACGTCAATCAAATGTGGTTATCGTATTGTTGGTTGTGTTTGTGCTGGTGGCCGTTATTGCTATAGCGATGACACGGAGAATTATTGAGCCCTTAGAGCACTTAAGTCGCTTGGTAAGCAATTACTCTAAGGGCCGCTATGACACCAAGGTACCCTCGCTGGCCTATGATGAGTTTAATCAGGTTGGGGGCTTGCTTAAAAGCATGGCGGCAAAAGTTATCAGCGATCAGGAGCAGTTAGAGCAACGGGTAGCAGAGCGAACCCAAGAGTTAGAGCAGGCTAATCATACTTTGCAGCATACTTTAGCAAAATTGAACGATACCCAACTAGAGCTTGTTGAAAAAGAAAAAATGGCCGCATTAGGTGGCTTAGTTGCGGGCATGGCCCATGAACTTAACACGCCTTTAGGTGTGGGCATTACGGCAGCATCCCAGTTAATCAGCAACTATCAGAGCATAGGGCAGCAGCTTAAAGATGGTTCCTTAGCACGTTCAGAGCTGGAATCTATGCTGGATCAAGGTATTGAAGGTGGGAAGTTACTTGAAAGTAGCTTGCAGCGCTCAGCGGCCTTAGTGAACACTTTTAAAGCCTTAGCTGGAAGTGACATTGACTCTAGTCTACAGCGGCTAAATTTGAAAACTTGGTTAGAACAGCAGTTGCAGATGTTTTTGCAACCTTTTACCGACTTACATATACAGCTTAGTGTTTCTGGCAGTAACCCGAGTATGTTGGTCAACCAACGGGCGCTAGAGCTGGTGTTGTCTTGTCTCATTGATAACTCCATTCAGCATGGCTTCGCTAGTCATGGCTATCCGCACGTGAAAGTGGATATTGAATCTAACCAAGAAATGGTAGAAATCAACTATCAAGATAATGGCAGCGGCGTTTCTAATGAAGATATAAACCTTATTTTCAATCCCTTTTATACCACCGGCCGTAGCTCTGGAAATGTGGGTTTAGGCCTAAATCAGGTATACAACTTGGTTCATCAACACCTGTTAGGTAGCGTAGAAACCTTCAATGCCGAGCCTCAAGGTTTAGGTTTTACCATCCGTTTACCTCGCGAGTATGGAAAAAATCACGCGGCTTAG
- a CDS encoding sugar ABC transporter substrate-binding protein produces MRVVLFLLAIVWGSASAEQLSFLYYREQGKAIFQELLNEFSAQSQHQVTLYQITSESLKPALIKSVLQGTAADVAFAPSDIIGIAEQAKLSTVPSDFIDPNTPSTLLLTATIDEQLHGIPILQGNHLMLFYNRRLVEQPASSWQELLDQKKHFDEQGIATIGWNYSEMYWFAGFYNTFGGRMTRGKLVTLDEPPMEDALNFYKSLAKRGLVSAECTYDCGYKDFIEGKVAYAINGEWAIADFEHHLGDELGIALIPDIGNRAFKPLSSSLVLVFPDNSLSSKKVAALKELSEYLQSEKVQQRLYQEARFLPVNANLLSQIKQQSNPNEAAMLAQLEQAVPMSAEAAQASAWLGLRKGFELFSKGVLDAAKARAYMQQFAERDYRQTQKQ; encoded by the coding sequence ATGCGAGTTGTGCTGTTCTTGCTAGCGATAGTGTGGGGAAGCGCTAGTGCCGAGCAATTAAGCTTTCTTTATTACAGAGAGCAAGGCAAAGCTATTTTCCAAGAATTGCTGAATGAGTTTTCAGCGCAAAGCCAGCATCAAGTAACTCTTTATCAAATCACTTCTGAAAGCCTAAAGCCGGCGCTGATTAAATCAGTGTTGCAAGGCACTGCTGCTGATGTTGCTTTTGCTCCTTCCGATATTATTGGCATCGCAGAGCAAGCAAAGTTGTCTACCGTTCCTAGCGATTTTATTGACCCCAATACGCCTAGTACCCTGTTACTCACCGCCACTATCGATGAGCAGTTGCATGGGATCCCGATTTTGCAGGGAAACCATCTTATGCTTTTTTATAATCGTCGTTTGGTGGAACAGCCTGCCAGTTCTTGGCAAGAGCTGCTAGATCAGAAAAAGCATTTTGATGAACAAGGCATTGCTACCATTGGCTGGAATTACTCCGAAATGTATTGGTTTGCCGGATTTTACAATACCTTTGGCGGTCGAATGACTCGGGGAAAATTGGTCACACTTGACGAGCCACCCATGGAGGATGCCTTAAACTTTTATAAGAGCCTAGCTAAACGCGGTTTAGTGAGTGCAGAGTGCACCTACGACTGTGGTTATAAAGATTTTATTGAAGGAAAAGTGGCCTACGCTATTAATGGTGAATGGGCTATCGCAGACTTTGAACATCACCTCGGAGACGAGCTAGGCATTGCCTTAATCCCAGATATCGGCAATCGGGCCTTTAAGCCGCTTTCCTCGAGTTTGGTATTGGTTTTCCCTGACAATAGCCTGAGCTCTAAAAAAGTAGCAGCACTGAAGGAGTTGAGTGAGTATTTACAAAGCGAAAAAGTACAGCAGCGTTTATACCAAGAAGCTCGATTCCTCCCAGTAAATGCGAATTTACTGAGCCAAATAAAACAGCAATCAAACCCTAATGAAGCGGCAATGTTAGCCCAGCTAGAACAAGCCGTTCCTATGTCAGCAGAGGCTGCACAAGCTAGTGCATGGCTAGGGTTACGTAAAGGCTTTGAGTTATTTAGTAAGGGCGTGTTAGATGCCGCCAAAGCTAGAGCATATATGCAGCAATTTGCTGAAAGAGATTATAGGCAGACCCAGAAGCAATGA
- the ubiT gene encoding ubiquinone anaerobic biosynthesis accessory factor UbiT yields the protein MRSLVLTRLKQSLVKDMPRLLSLPVKMCPFALQGKAMEKALALSFAEAIEEGDLDFLEQRWLKLTVSDLAASWYITFDNERLVVQANAPQADVSFSGELNDFVLMMGRQEDPDTLFFQRRLKIEGDTELGLELKNLLDNLDIDDLPRWMSEPLKHGAAMVSEYRIA from the coding sequence ATGAGGTCTTTAGTGCTTACTCGCTTAAAACAATCTTTAGTCAAAGACATGCCGCGCTTATTAAGTCTGCCAGTAAAAATGTGTCCTTTTGCGCTGCAAGGTAAGGCCATGGAAAAAGCACTGGCTTTGAGTTTTGCTGAAGCGATAGAAGAGGGTGATTTAGATTTTTTGGAGCAGCGTTGGTTAAAACTTACGGTAAGTGACTTAGCGGCAAGCTGGTATATCACTTTCGATAACGAGCGCTTAGTCGTTCAAGCTAATGCACCGCAAGCTGATGTGAGCTTCTCAGGCGAATTGAATGATTTTGTACTGATGATGGGGCGTCAAGAAGATCCCGACACGCTGTTTTTTCAGCGCCGCTTAAAAATTGAAGGTGATACTGAGCTGGGTTTAGAGTTAAAAAACCTCTTGGACAACCTAGATATTGATGATCTTCCACGCTGGATGAGCGAACCCTTAAAGCATGGTGCGGCGATGGTATCTGAATATCGTATAGCGTAG
- the ubiU gene encoding ubiquinone anaerobic biosynthesis protein UbiU has translation MELLCPAGSLPAVKAAVDHGADAIYIGFKDATNARHFAGLNFDGKKLDKAVDYLKKHQRQLHIAINTFAHPEQHQLWYSAIDRAVEIGADVVILADIALLEYAKNTYPDLTVHLSVQASATNASAIEFYHRNFNVKRVVLPRVLSIHQVKQLSRACPNMELEVFAFGSLCVMAEGRCYLSSYLTGESPNTVGACSPASFVRWQETEQGLESRLNDILIDRYGPNETAGYPTLCKGRFEVDGERYHALEEPTSLNTLELLPELFAANISAVKIEGRQRSPAYVAQVTQVWREAIDSYQAQPEQYAAKQQWMSQLAKLSEGSQTTLGAYQKAWQ, from the coding sequence ATGGAATTACTTTGCCCTGCAGGCTCTTTGCCCGCAGTTAAAGCGGCGGTAGATCACGGTGCCGACGCTATCTATATTGGTTTTAAAGATGCCACTAATGCCCGTCACTTTGCCGGCTTAAACTTTGACGGTAAAAAGCTCGATAAAGCGGTGGATTACTTAAAGAAGCACCAGCGCCAACTGCACATTGCGATTAATACTTTTGCTCATCCAGAGCAACATCAATTATGGTATTCAGCCATCGATAGAGCGGTAGAAATTGGTGCCGACGTGGTAATTTTGGCCGACATAGCCTTATTAGAATACGCCAAAAACACCTACCCAGATTTAACCGTACATTTATCGGTTCAGGCCTCCGCCACCAATGCTTCAGCCATCGAGTTTTATCACCGCAACTTCAATGTGAAGCGTGTGGTATTGCCACGTGTACTGTCGATTCATCAGGTTAAACAGTTATCACGCGCTTGCCCGAATATGGAATTGGAAGTATTTGCCTTCGGTAGCTTATGTGTAATGGCTGAGGGGCGCTGCTACTTATCATCTTACCTTACCGGTGAGTCACCTAATACTGTTGGCGCCTGTTCGCCAGCCTCATTTGTGCGCTGGCAAGAAACTGAACAAGGCTTAGAGTCGCGCTTAAACGACATATTGATTGATCGTTACGGCCCCAATGAAACGGCCGGTTACCCCACCCTATGCAAGGGTCGCTTTGAGGTAGATGGTGAGCGTTATCATGCGCTTGAAGAACCAACCAGCTTAAATACTTTAGAATTATTGCCAGAGCTATTTGCCGCCAATATTTCCGCGGTAAAAATCGAAGGTCGCCAACGCAGCCCTGCTTATGTAGCGCAAGTCACCCAGGTATGGCGCGAAGCCATTGACAGCTACCAAGCGCAACCCGAACAATACGCCGCCAAACAACAATGGATGAGCCAACTCGCTAAATTATCAGAAGGTAGCCAAACTACATTGGGTGCTTATCAAAAAGCTTGGCAATAA
- a CDS encoding U32 family peptidase — MKYSLGPILYYWPNQKIEEFYHLAKASSADIVYLGETVCSKRRNMKAQDWIDMAKQLSQAGKQVVISTMALLEAPSEIRNLKKLIDNGDFCIEANDFSAVEEAYKAKLPFVCGPAINIYNAYALKVLLDQGMQRWVMPVELSRDWLQKLSHECTEMGIRERFEIEVFAYGHLPLAYSARCFTAQSEGKSKDNCETCCINYPTGRVVNSQEGQPLFVLNGIQTLSGECYDLINDQQSMKGLVDIVRISPLGEESIEHLEAFRLRSNTGDHFPTPDSVNGYWHQIAGIRQQD, encoded by the coding sequence ATGAAGTACTCACTTGGGCCAATCTTATACTATTGGCCAAACCAAAAAATTGAAGAATTTTACCACCTAGCCAAAGCAAGCAGTGCCGACATTGTCTATCTAGGTGAAACGGTATGCAGTAAGCGCAGAAACATGAAGGCGCAAGACTGGATAGATATGGCCAAACAGCTTTCTCAAGCTGGCAAGCAAGTTGTTATCTCTACTATGGCTCTGCTAGAGGCACCTTCAGAAATCCGCAACTTAAAGAAACTCATCGACAATGGCGATTTTTGCATTGAGGCTAACGACTTTAGTGCGGTGGAAGAAGCCTATAAAGCTAAGCTGCCTTTTGTGTGTGGCCCGGCCATTAACATCTACAATGCTTATGCCCTCAAGGTACTATTGGACCAAGGCATGCAGCGCTGGGTAATGCCAGTGGAGCTGTCTCGTGATTGGTTGCAAAAACTGAGTCACGAATGCACGGAGATGGGCATAAGAGAGCGCTTTGAAATAGAAGTATTTGCCTATGGCCACCTACCACTAGCCTACTCTGCTCGCTGTTTTACCGCACAGTCGGAAGGTAAGAGTAAGGACAACTGCGAAACCTGCTGTATTAACTACCCAACAGGCCGTGTAGTTAATAGCCAAGAAGGCCAACCACTGTTTGTTCTAAACGGTATTCAAACGCTTTCTGGTGAGTGCTACGACTTAATAAACGATCAGCAAAGCATGAAAGGGCTGGTAGACATCGTAAGGATTAGTCCGCTAGGCGAGGAAAGTATTGAACACTTAGAGGCATTTCGCTTAAGAAGTAACACCGGCGACCATTTTCCAACGCCCGACAGTGTTAATGGATATTGGCATCAAATTGCTGGCATTCGCCAGCAAGATTAA
- the nlpI gene encoding lipoprotein NlpI encodes MLIKALRTGCMLVTFGYLSACASTSSQAPQTVVLAKPLQVNYQSEVALARLGQMLNSGEYNQEQMAQLYYERGIVFDRVGLRALARFDFNRAIQLKPDFVEAYNFLGVYFTLAEEFDSAFEAFDSAVELAPDYSFAYFYRGIALNYANKPQLAVADVNHYADQAPNDPYRVLWRYLIQLEAGEPEAENELVEALKTYRNEDWGWQIVRLYAGEIDQQTFLGTTMEVQGDNRALAERLCEAYFYMAKLAQRAGDPQLASSYFKLSLANNVYDFVEHRLALFELNRYESQI; translated from the coding sequence ATGTTAATAAAAGCCTTGCGCACAGGGTGCATGTTAGTAACGTTTGGTTACCTTAGCGCTTGTGCTAGCACTTCAAGTCAAGCACCGCAAACGGTGGTGTTGGCAAAACCTCTGCAAGTTAATTATCAATCAGAAGTTGCTTTAGCGCGTCTTGGACAAATGCTTAACTCCGGTGAGTATAACCAAGAGCAAATGGCGCAACTGTATTACGAGCGCGGAATTGTATTTGATAGAGTGGGTTTGCGTGCTTTAGCCCGTTTTGACTTTAATCGTGCAATTCAGTTAAAGCCTGATTTTGTTGAAGCCTACAACTTCTTGGGGGTGTATTTCACCTTAGCCGAAGAGTTTGATAGTGCTTTTGAAGCTTTCGATTCTGCGGTTGAACTTGCCCCCGATTACAGCTTTGCTTATTTCTATCGTGGGATAGCGCTTAATTACGCCAATAAGCCACAGCTTGCAGTTGCTGATGTAAATCACTATGCAGACCAAGCGCCTAACGACCCTTACCGAGTATTGTGGCGCTACCTTATTCAGCTAGAGGCGGGCGAGCCAGAAGCCGAGAATGAGTTGGTTGAAGCGTTAAAAACCTACCGCAATGAAGATTGGGGTTGGCAAATCGTGCGTTTATACGCGGGTGAAATTGACCAGCAAACCTTCTTAGGTACCACTATGGAAGTGCAAGGTGACAATCGTGCTTTGGCTGAACGTTTATGTGAAGCTTATTTCTATATGGCTAAGCTAGCGCAACGTGCTGGTGACCCGCAGTTAGCGAGCAGTTACTTTAAGCTTTCATTGGCTAACAATGTATACGACTTTGTTGAGCATCGCTTAGCCTTGTTTGAACTAAATCGTTACGAGAGCCAAATTTAA
- the kdsA gene encoding 3-deoxy-8-phosphooctulonate synthase: protein MQQKIVNIGKINVANDAPFTLFAGMNVLESRDLAMRIAEHFVEVTNKLGIPYVFKASFDKANRSSIHSYRGPGMEQGLRLLEEIKQQFSIPVITDVHEVAQAAPVAEVADVIQLPAFLARQTDLVEAMARTGAVINVKKPQFLSPSQMGNIVDKFAECGNEKIILCERGSNFGYDNLVVDTLGFGTMKKVSKGSPVIFDVTHALQCRDPLGAASGGRREQVGELAKAGMATGLAGLFLEAHPDPDNAQCDGPSALPLSKLEPFLTQIKALDDLVKSFAALDTQSK, encoded by the coding sequence ATGCAGCAAAAAATCGTTAATATCGGCAAAATAAATGTGGCTAACGATGCGCCATTTACCTTGTTCGCTGGTATGAATGTATTGGAATCTCGTGACTTGGCAATGCGCATCGCCGAGCACTTTGTAGAAGTGACCAACAAGCTAGGTATTCCGTACGTATTTAAAGCGTCTTTTGATAAAGCTAACCGTTCTTCTATTCACTCTTATCGCGGCCCAGGCATGGAGCAAGGCCTGCGTTTGTTAGAAGAAATAAAGCAGCAGTTTTCTATTCCAGTAATTACCGATGTTCACGAAGTAGCTCAAGCAGCGCCTGTAGCTGAAGTGGCTGACGTTATTCAGCTACCCGCATTTTTGGCGCGCCAAACCGATTTAGTGGAAGCAATGGCTAGAACTGGTGCGGTAATTAACGTTAAAAAACCACAGTTTTTGAGCCCTTCTCAAATGGGCAATATCGTTGATAAGTTTGCCGAGTGTGGCAACGAGAAAATCATCTTATGTGAGCGTGGTAGCAATTTTGGTTACGACAACTTAGTGGTAGATACCCTAGGTTTTGGCACCATGAAAAAAGTCAGCAAGGGCTCGCCGGTTATTTTTGATGTAACCCATGCTCTACAATGTCGAGATCCCCTCGGTGCTGCTTCTGGTGGTCGCCGCGAACAAGTTGGCGAGTTAGCAAAAGCAGGTATGGCAACTGGCCTTGCGGGCTTGTTTTTAGAGGCTCACCCAGACCCAGACAACGCCCAGTGTGATGGCCCAAGCGCTTTGCCATTATCTAAGTTAGAACCATTTCTAACTCAGATAAAAGCTTTGGATGACTTGGTTAAGTCCTTTGCTGCACTAGATACCCAATCAAAATAA
- a CDS encoding SirB1 family protein: MIFRILGIEEEISGQSMVLVRKTLHRLWLDWLKLNPLEEKVELRFEQLKKLFYADLGFTSDWQAYYHSKNLLIGESLSRRCGNATSLAMLLHYFARKLDIECHAIEFPAQTILAFKMSQRFVYFDAFNGEERSLAQLEVIHRGHKGNLARLSQDDLEPISSAQMTERWLAELKSACLREDDFEIALRVSQVLLRLKPGDPHEMRDRGFIYQQLDCNNVAINDFEYFIEQCPDDPLSKILKVQIHSMDSQPAILH, from the coding sequence GTGATTTTTCGAATTTTAGGTATTGAAGAAGAAATCTCTGGGCAGTCGATGGTGTTGGTGCGTAAAACTTTGCACCGGCTATGGCTAGATTGGCTCAAACTTAACCCTCTAGAAGAGAAGGTTGAGCTACGTTTTGAACAGCTTAAAAAGCTGTTTTATGCTGACCTTGGCTTTACCAGCGATTGGCAAGCTTACTATCACAGCAAAAACTTATTAATTGGAGAGTCGCTAAGCCGGCGCTGTGGCAATGCAACTAGCTTAGCGATGTTGCTGCATTACTTTGCGCGTAAGTTAGACATTGAATGTCACGCCATTGAATTCCCCGCCCAAACTATTCTCGCTTTTAAAATGTCACAGCGATTCGTTTATTTTGATGCCTTTAATGGGGAAGAGCGCAGCTTAGCCCAATTAGAAGTTATTCATCGTGGTCACAAAGGCAATTTGGCCCGTTTATCTCAAGATGACTTAGAGCCGATTTCTTCAGCACAAATGACCGAGCGTTGGTTAGCAGAGCTTAAGAGTGCTTGTTTACGTGAAGATGACTTTGAAATAGCGTTGCGGGTTTCTCAAGTATTACTACGCTTAAAGCCTGGCGACCCGCATGAAATGCGCGACCGTGGTTTTATTTATCAACAGTTAGATTGCAACAACGTTGCAATTAACGACTTTGAATATTTTATTGAACAGTGTCCCGATGACCCCTTATCGAAGATACTAAAGGTGCAGATCCACTCGATGGATTCGCAACCCGCAATTTTGCATTAA
- the prmC gene encoding peptide chain release factor N(5)-glutamine methyltransferase encodes MPSIVEALNWAKQQLAGGESPKVDAKVILQHLLQCNQTYLLTWPERALSDEQWALYQELIAKRVAGEPVAYIVGEREFWSLSLKVSPATLIPRPDTEVLVEQALKKVLNQADTHIVDLGTGTGAIALALASELPKAKVFASDLREDAVNLAQHNAHKLDLSQVQVKQGSWFEPFAERQFDMVVSNPPYIDPEDPHLSQGDVRFEPSSALTAEQHGLADIEHIVNQAPSYLKAGGWLLLEHGFDQKDAVQELLVANGFIEVFTEQDYGGMDRVTGGRIKE; translated from the coding sequence TTGCCGTCAATTGTTGAGGCCCTAAATTGGGCCAAGCAGCAACTTGCAGGCGGCGAATCACCCAAGGTAGATGCCAAGGTGATTTTGCAACATCTATTGCAATGCAACCAAACTTATTTGCTTACTTGGCCTGAAAGGGCCTTAAGCGATGAGCAATGGGCACTTTATCAAGAGCTTATCGCTAAACGCGTAGCGGGTGAGCCGGTGGCTTATATTGTCGGTGAGCGGGAATTTTGGTCCTTATCACTAAAAGTCTCACCAGCAACTTTGATCCCGCGCCCAGATACCGAAGTTTTAGTTGAGCAAGCACTAAAGAAAGTGCTTAACCAGGCCGATACCCATATAGTTGATCTAGGAACTGGCACCGGCGCTATTGCACTGGCCTTAGCAAGTGAGTTGCCCAAGGCAAAGGTGTTTGCCAGTGATTTGCGTGAAGATGCTGTTAACTTGGCTCAACATAATGCTCATAAGCTGGATTTGTCGCAGGTTCAGGTTAAGCAAGGGTCTTGGTTCGAACCATTTGCTGAGCGACAATTTGATATGGTGGTAAGTAATCCACCCTATATTGACCCAGAAGATCCGCACTTGTCACAAGGTGATGTGCGTTTTGAACCCAGCTCAGCATTAACTGCTGAGCAACATGGTTTAGCAGATATCGAGCATATTGTGAATCAAGCGCCCAGCTATTTAAAAGCGGGTGGCTGGTTATTGTTAGAGCATGGCTTTGACCAGAAAGACGCAGTACAAGAGCTGCTTGTTGCCAATGGCTTTATTGAGGTATTTACCGAGCAAGATTATGGCGGTATGGACCGGGTGACAGGCGGTCGCATAAAAGAATAA